A section of the Plasmodium knowlesi strain H genome assembly, chromosome: 3 genome encodes:
- a CDS encoding KIR protein, whose amino-acid sequence MAPTSDSTDILPSQNIYDEFNKDGRTCNGGSGVQGCSGWEREEDVRSTLGNNIYLKAAKLANKVMRNWCYVHNDMKADPTLTKEQRCNFFYFWLGDKIKNENFTGGITLMNAMVNIYTQLHRFKCKEDCPKVYYDISSVNIFNWAKDLWDFEYNKEKLRGKEKDQECSTYKQGQNYQELLTKAKKAYSDLCSNCGSVGGQYCGKFRVKYGDSSNNNKCKKDWPPTGLEPLTCHSEIEKVEQEEEVPEGVPDLTGERDLGKLPSQVLYKKFENKEGLDKCNGGTVQNLKPQLDQELGGYEIGQVDVNTIIAPWCYVTKKMTDEVDQLYRERFNFFYLWVGYELLERSTKSVSFGPLMRQIYQKLKTMGDGQECDQLCDGLYLNKEEGGEKNTFEHIKTLAEYFADYATLNSYLGNNGNKKCDATYYGHLKQIEEACKTIKEGCRKENGAHKSEEYCKWFNEHQHKSYCDNGALSKLKCTKVKPPNPNPNQAGSSGSLSDGVGEQHSGVSGGSDGGGSHRKEGEETDNSVLGAVGGGLVSVALPTIGFFLYKYTDVFDGIKKSLFGGSNNTGGRNRGRGRRSTVRHTDHFNGFDSSTMGDDSSTLGGGGGGSSTLGGSSTDISTIYNDDEPPRRPSSPPSRKPYHTRQNRNIRYQNM is encoded by the exons atggcaccaACGTCAGACTCCACCGATATATTACCctcacaaaatatatatgatgaATTCAATAAAGATGGAAGGACGTGTAACGGGGGGAGCGGGGTGCAGGGATGTTCAGGATGGGAGAGGGAAGAGGACGTAAGGAGTACTTTAGGGAATAACATATATTTGAAAGCTGCCAAGTTGGCCAATAAAGTTATGAGGAATTGGTGTTATGTACACAATGACATGAAAGCGGATCCTACATTGACTAAGGAACAGCGCTgtaatttcttctatttttggTTAGgtgataaaataaagaatgaaaattttacagGGGGAATCACATTGATGAATGCTATGGTTAATATTTACACACAACTGCATAGATTCAAATGTAAGGAAGATTGCCCCAAAGTATACTATGATATAAGTAGCGTAAACATCTTCAATTGGGCCAAAGATTTATGGGATTTTGAGTacaacaaagaaaaattgaggggaaaggagaaggatcaAGAATGTAGTACATATAAGCAGGGTCAGAATTATCAGGAACTCCTAACTAAAGCTAAAAAGGCATATTCAGACTTATGCAGTAACTGTGGAAGTGTGGGGGGTCAATATTGTGGAAAATTTAGGGTGAAATACGGGGAtagtagtaataataataaatgtaaaaaggatTGGCCACCTACTGGACTGGAACCACTAACATGCCATTctgaaatagaaaaa GTAgagcaagaagaagaagtgcCCGAGGGAGTGCCTGATTTaacg GGAGAGAGGGATTTGGGGAAGTTGCCCTCACAGGTACTGTATAAAAAGTTCGAGAATAAAGAAGGGCTGGATAAGTGTAATGGAGGCACGGTGCAGAACTTGAAGCCTCAGCTGGACCAGGAGCTGGGGGGCTATGAAATTGGTCAGGTGGATGTGAATACCATTATAGCACCATGGTGCTATGTAACTAAGAAGATGACGGACGAGGTGGATCAATTATATAGGGaacgttttaattttttctatctaTGGGTTGGATACGAACTCCTTGAGCGTTCAACAAAGAGTGTTTCATTTGGACCCCTTATGAGACAAATTTATCAGAAACTGAAGACAATGGGTGATGGTCAGGAATGTGATCAATTGTGCGACGGCTTATACCTGAATAAGGAGGAGGGGGGTGAGAAGAACACTTTCGAACACATAAAAACATTAGCTGAATATTTCGCGGATTATGCCACTTTGAATAGCTACTTAGGTAATAATGGTAATAAGAAGTGTGATGCAACATATTACGGACACTTAAAGCAAATTGAAGAAGCATGTAAAACTATAAAGGAAGGTTGCAGGAAGGAAAACGGGGCACATAAGAGTGAAGAATATTGTAAGTGGTTTAATGAACATCAACATAAGAGTTACTGTGACAATGGGGCACTATCAAAATTGAAATGCACAAAAGTCAAGCCACCAAATCCAAATCCAAACCAAGCAGGAAGTAGTGGTTCCCTTTCCGATGGCGTAGGAGAACAGCATAGTGGTGTTTCTGGTGGTTCGGATGGAGGTGGTAGTCatcgaaaagaaggagaagaaactgATAACAGCGTCCTTGGTGCTGTTGGTGGTGGATTAGTTTCTGTAGCATTACCAACCATCggtttctttttatacaaa tatactgatgtatttgatggaataaaaaaatccctcTTTGGTGGCAGTAATAAtacaggaggaaggaataggggaagaggaagaagatctaCCGTTCGACACACTGATCATTTTAATGGTTTTGATTCTTCTACAATGGGAGATGATTCTTCCACCctaggtggtggtggtggtggatcatccaccttaggtggtagctccaccgatatttctaccatctataatgatgatgaacCACCTCGTCGACCATCATCACCACCATCTAGGAAACCATACCATACACGACAGAATCGAAATATACGTTATCAAAACATGTAG